One segment of Salvia splendens isolate huo1 chromosome 20, SspV2, whole genome shotgun sequence DNA contains the following:
- the LOC121780960 gene encoding putative late blight resistance protein homolog R1B-16, translated as MAAYGALVSLLNIIETLEKHPSPPISINEKQVQSLTQTITFLQDFLDCYISPFAESHEADPLERRITDAVYAAEDVIESHIVDQIHSGSTIVADHEFYHSLQKVIEEMDQINKEVKSIAVEAQTKQNPVAALAASSPTVKESVFVGSDEVFHDVLDKLTSHQLNRQIIPITGMGGIGKTTLAMSLFENALVKEHFDIRAWTTISRTYNVRETLREVLFRASGRDSSSDLSEDKLGQELYQFLFDRRYLVIMDDMWSIEAWEKIKFFFPDNQNGSRIIVTTRLSDLSSQLNESSIIGMKLLDKASSWDLFCKTVFGKESCPIELENIGKNIVANCKGLPLSIATIGGLLVKSERAKECWERIEQNLNSIVINSNDGFCLKILRMSYILLPNYLKPCFLYMGVFKEDYRIRVSMLVKLWVSEGFLKPRSGKCLETLAREYLMELVDRNLVLVDELGSIGNVKYCKIHDLLRELCLKEAEKERFYHVIGDDPPASISERRVVLKTAGLLGSLSHTRSIICEYEETASEDETASEDDKVLRLLRTFSAYVYRGYVFYNGCFLENVFELVNSRYLSISVHRESRFSSSIDLLWNLQSLIIYSYIPKYCHAPNEIWKLHQLRHLEFVANKLILPNPASEDSEIVIMENLQTLKGVEDLLLNEEVVKRIPNVKKLHLTFHSDQMEGCLSYLQCFSKLESLSCTTFFQSGDVWMRINFPNSIKKLVVRPRSVTHGIELEDILPKIGSLPLLEKFILIEGVFTTGKWETIEGQFQKLKFLKFLACRGLVNWIVSDSSHFPLLQKLCLYRLFKLEEIPSEVGEIATLKSISLYQCSKAVVVSAKKIVENHEDLYGEQLDLHVSNWKMPKTVKAELAQNVLEM; from the coding sequence ATGGCTGCCTATGGAGCTCTGGTTTCTCTGTTGAATATCATCGAAACCCTCGAGAAACATCCTTCCCCTCCCATTTCTATCAACGAAAAACAAGTTCAATCCCTCACTCAAACCATTACCTTCTTGCAGGATTTTCTTGATTGCTATATTTCCCCTTTTGCTGAGAGCCACGAAGCTGATCCATTGGAGCGTCGCATTACTGATGCAGTTTACGCGGCTGAGGATGTTATCGAATCCCATATTGTGGATCAAATTCACAGTGGATCCACAATCGTTGCAGATCATGAATTCTATCATAGTTTACAGAAAGTGATAGAAGAAATGGATCAGATCAACAAAGAGGTGAAGAGCATTGCAGTTGAAGCTCAGACCAAGCAGAATCCCGTTGCTGCCTTGGCGGCGTCTTCTCCTACTGTGAAAGAAAGCGTGTTCGTGGGCTCTGACGAAGTGTTTCATGATGTGTTGGATAAGCTCACCAGTCATCAACTCAACCGCCAGATCATCCCCATCACGGGGATGGGTGGCATTGGTAAGACCACTCTTGCCATGAGTCTATTTGAGAATGCACTTGTTAAGGAGCATTTTGATATTCGTGCTTGGACTACAATTTCTCGAACTTATAATGTTAGAGAAACACTAAGAGAAGTTCTTTTTCGAGCAAGTGGACGAGATTCAAGTAGTGATCTGAGTGAGGATAAATTGGGACAAGAATTATACCAGTTTTTGTTCGATAGGAGATATCTCGTAATAATGGATGATATGTGGAGCATAGAGGCGTGGGAGAAGATAAAATTTTTCTTTCCTGATAACCAAAATGGGAGTCGAATAATCGTAACAACTAGGCTGTCAGACTTGAGTTCTCAGTTGAACGAGTCTTCTATAATTGGCATGAAACTTCTAGATAAGGCTAGTAGTTGGGATTTATTTTGTAAGACAGTGTTTGGGAAAGAAAGTTGTCCAATTGAGTTGGAGAATATTGGAAAGAATATTGTAGCAAATTGTAAAGGACTTCCTTTATCAATTGCTACAATAGGAGGTCTTTTGGTAAAATCTGAGCGCGCAAAAGAATGTTGGGAGCGTATAGAgcaaaatttaaattcaattgtTATAAACAGTAATGATGGATTTTGCTTGAAAATATTGAGGATGAGTTATATCCTTCTGCCGAACTATTTAAAGCCATGTTTTTTGTATATGGGTGTTTTTAAGGAAGACTACCGTATCCGTGTGTCAATGCTTGTGAAGTTATGGGTTTCTGAAGGATTTTTAAAACCAAGGAGTGGAAAATGTTTGGAAACACTTGCGCGAGAGTATTTAATGGAATTGGTTGATAGAAATCTCGTTTTAGTTGATGAATTGGGGTCTATTGGAAACGTTAAGTATTGTAAAATTCATGATTTGTTGAGAGAGCTGTGTTTAAAAGAAGCTGAAAAGGAAAGATTTTACCATGTCATAGGAGATGATCCTCCGGCCAGTATTAGCGAACGTCGAGTCGTTCTTAAAACTGCAGGGTTGCTAGGATCTTTGTCACATACTCGCTCCATAATATGTGAGTATGAAGAAACAGCAAGTGAGGATGAGACAGCAAGTGAGGATGATAAAGTTCTACGACTGTTGAGGACATTCAGTGCATATGTTTATAGGGGGTATGTTTTTTATAATGGTTGTTTCCTAGAAAATGTATTTGAATTGGTGAACTCACGGTACCTTTCTATCAGTGTTCATCGTGAGTCCAGATTCTCTAGTTCAATTGATCTCCTTTGGAATCTGCAGTCATTGATTATTTATTCATATATTCCGAAATATTGTCATGCACCAAATGAAATTTGGAAACTGCATCAACTTCGGCATCTTGAATTTGTGGCAAACAAATTGATTCTCCCAAATCCTGCTAGTGAGGATAGTGAGATTGTCATTATGGAGAATCTGCAAACACTCAAAGGAGTTGAGGATTTGTTATTGAATGAGGAGGTGGTTAAAAGAATTCCCAATGTGAAGAAATTGCATTTAACATTCCATTCGGATCAAATGGAGGGATGTCTAAGCTATCTTCAATGCTTCAGTAAATTGGAAAGCTTAAGCTGCACCACCTTTTTTCAAAGTGGTGACGTTTGGATGAGGATTAATTTCCCCAATTCTATCAAGAAGTTGGTTGTTCGACCCCGTTCTGTCACGCATGGCATAGAGTTGGAAGACATATTGCCTAAAATCGGTTCGTTACCTCTTCTTGAGAAGTTCATATTAATAGAGGGTGTCTTCACAACAGGCAAGTGGGAAACAATTGAAGGCCAGTTCCAGAAGCTCAAGTTTCTTAAGTTTCTGGCTTGTAGAGGTCTAGTAAATTGGATTGTGTCAGACAGCTCCCACTTTCCACTTCTCCAGAAGCTTTGCCTCTATCGTTTATTCAAACTCGAGGAAATCCCATCTGAAGTTGGAGAAATAGCAACGTTGAAATCGATTTCATTGTATCAATGCAGTAAAGCAGTTGTGGTGTCAGCGAAAAAGATAGTAGAAAACCATGAGGATCTATATGGAGAGCAATTAGACCTTCATGTGAGTAACTGGAAGATGCCGAAAACCGTCAAGGCCGAGCTAGCTCAGAATGTATTAGAGATGTAA